From Myxococcus xanthus, a single genomic window includes:
- a CDS encoding cytochrome P450 has product MSQVRLPPGPQGHFIAGNLVEFSEDPLGFLTRCAREYGDVVRLGKRNFLLNHPDLIERVLVNGDGNFVKLAGVGQGKRHKGGFPEAMMNSEGEDWLRKRRLVQPAFHRKHVAACGDTVVALTETMLQTWRPGDARDVHADVSALALDIVSRFLFHTPIDDEARHVADAVDAVMRHTDSPLRPPIWVPTPTNLRLRRALGRLNTLLATLVRRYREQPESRTDLLALLLSAPVPLSENQLRDELATMIMSGHETTADALVWAWYLLAQHPEAEARLVAELETVLGGRLPGAEDLPRLRYTEAVVKEAMRLYSPAWITSREALRDCELGGFHVPAGTMLAVSQWVTHRDARYFDAPESFRPDRWLSEDAQRMHRYVYFPFGGGPRFCIGSALAMMETVLITACVARRFRLELAPGCVVRPRPALALQPLGVWLIPRHRSHTTQEGEVRHAAGA; this is encoded by the coding sequence ATGTCACAGGTGCGCCTTCCGCCGGGGCCCCAGGGCCACTTCATTGCTGGCAACCTGGTGGAGTTCTCCGAGGACCCGCTGGGGTTCCTCACCCGCTGCGCCAGGGAGTACGGCGACGTGGTGCGCCTGGGGAAGCGCAACTTCCTCCTCAATCACCCGGACCTGATTGAACGCGTCCTGGTCAACGGCGACGGCAACTTTGTGAAGCTCGCCGGAGTGGGCCAAGGCAAGCGTCACAAAGGCGGCTTTCCCGAAGCGATGATGAACAGCGAGGGCGAGGACTGGCTGCGCAAGCGGCGCCTCGTCCAGCCCGCGTTCCATCGCAAGCACGTGGCCGCGTGTGGTGACACCGTGGTGGCCCTCACCGAAACGATGCTCCAGACGTGGCGCCCGGGCGACGCGCGGGACGTGCACGCGGACGTGTCCGCGCTGGCGCTCGACATCGTCAGCCGATTCCTCTTCCACACGCCCATCGACGACGAGGCCCGCCACGTGGCCGACGCCGTGGACGCTGTCATGCGGCACACCGACAGCCCCCTGCGGCCGCCCATCTGGGTGCCCACGCCCACCAACCTCCGCCTGCGCCGCGCCCTGGGCCGGCTCAACACGCTGCTCGCGACGCTCGTGCGCCGCTATCGGGAGCAACCGGAGTCGCGCACGGACCTGCTCGCCCTGCTGCTGTCCGCTCCGGTCCCCCTCTCCGAGAATCAACTGCGCGATGAGCTGGCGACGATGATCATGTCCGGGCACGAGACGACGGCGGACGCGCTCGTGTGGGCCTGGTACCTGCTGGCCCAGCACCCGGAGGCCGAGGCCCGGCTGGTGGCGGAGCTGGAGACGGTGCTCGGGGGCCGGCTCCCTGGCGCCGAGGACCTTCCTCGCCTGCGCTACACGGAGGCGGTGGTGAAGGAGGCCATGCGCCTGTACTCACCGGCGTGGATCACCAGCCGGGAGGCGCTGCGCGACTGTGAGCTCGGCGGGTTCCACGTCCCAGCGGGAACGATGCTGGCGGTGAGCCAGTGGGTCACCCACCGCGACGCGCGCTACTTCGACGCCCCCGAGTCCTTCCGTCCAGACCGCTGGCTGTCCGAGGACGCCCAACGCATGCACCGGTACGTCTACTTCCCGTTCGGCGGCGGCCCCCGGTTCTGCATCGGCTCGGCGCTGGCGATGATGGAGACGGTGCTCATCACCGCGTGCGTGGCACGGCGGTTCCGGCTGGAGCTGGCACCGGGCTGCGTGGTGCGGCCCCGGCCGGCGCTCGCGCTCCAGCCGCTCGGGGTCTGGCTGATTCCGCGGCATCGCTCTCACACAACACAGGAAGGCGAGGTGCGGCATGCGGCGGGAGCATGA
- a CDS encoding cittilin family RiPP precursor produces the protein MKKALYSLAVLMRFARADKLSAPYIYY, from the coding sequence ATGAAGAAGGCCCTGTACTCTTTGGCTGTGCTGATGCGGTTTGCTCGCGCGGACAAGCTCTCCGCCCCGTATATCTATTACTAG
- a CDS encoding RNA polymerase sigma factor: MMDTSSILERAHREDYGRIVATLIRVLDGDFGAAEEVVQDAFAAALNQWPREGVPREPAGWLMRVARNKAVDRMRRSARLEARVGELEAVAPSVDDAEWQTLPDDSLRLLFTCCHPALSPEAQVALALRCLCGLTTEQIARAFIVSPATLAQRLVRAQRKIRTARIPYVIPEPEALAERTEGVLHTLYLVFSEGYAATDGPALLRVDLCEEALRLARLARSLLPGDAEVASLRALMLLHHSRRRARVAADGGLVLLDRQDRSLWDGAQRDEGLAELGAALAMGARGPYTVQAAIAALHAQAPRAEDTDWAQIAALYARLVVLTPGPVVALNHAAAVAMARGPEHGLSLVDDLEASGRLADYHLLPAARADLLRRLGRKDEAASAYRRALAMVRTAPERRFLEARLLELLAE; the protein is encoded by the coding sequence ATGATGGACACCTCCTCCATTCTCGAACGGGCGCACCGTGAGGATTACGGGCGCATCGTGGCCACGCTCATCCGCGTGCTGGACGGCGACTTCGGCGCGGCGGAGGAGGTGGTGCAGGACGCCTTCGCCGCGGCCTTGAATCAGTGGCCGCGCGAGGGTGTGCCGCGCGAGCCGGCCGGTTGGCTGATGCGTGTCGCGCGCAACAAGGCGGTGGACCGCATGCGGCGGTCCGCTCGCCTGGAGGCGCGCGTGGGCGAGTTGGAGGCGGTGGCGCCATCCGTGGACGACGCCGAATGGCAGACGTTGCCGGACGACTCGCTGCGGTTGCTCTTCACCTGCTGTCACCCCGCCTTGTCACCCGAGGCCCAGGTGGCGCTCGCGCTTCGTTGTCTGTGTGGGTTGACGACGGAGCAGATCGCCCGCGCCTTCATCGTGTCGCCCGCCACGCTGGCCCAGCGGCTGGTGCGCGCGCAGCGGAAGATACGCACCGCGCGCATCCCCTACGTCATCCCGGAGCCCGAGGCGCTGGCGGAGCGCACCGAGGGCGTGCTGCACACGCTCTACCTCGTCTTCTCGGAGGGCTACGCGGCCACGGACGGGCCGGCGTTGCTGCGAGTGGACCTTTGCGAAGAGGCCCTGCGCCTGGCCCGGCTGGCGCGCTCGCTGCTCCCAGGCGACGCGGAGGTGGCGTCCCTGCGGGCGTTGATGCTGCTTCACCACTCCCGCCGCCGGGCACGCGTGGCGGCGGATGGCGGGCTGGTGCTGCTGGACCGGCAGGACCGTTCGCTCTGGGATGGCGCGCAGCGGGACGAAGGACTGGCGGAGCTGGGAGCCGCGCTCGCCATGGGGGCTCGGGGGCCGTACACGGTGCAGGCGGCCATCGCGGCGCTGCATGCCCAGGCTCCGCGCGCCGAGGACACCGACTGGGCGCAGATTGCCGCGCTGTATGCGCGGCTGGTGGTGCTGACGCCGGGGCCCGTGGTGGCGCTCAACCATGCTGCCGCCGTGGCGATGGCCCGCGGCCCCGAGCACGGATTGTCCCTGGTGGATGACCTGGAGGCCTCCGGACGGCTGGCGGACTACCACCTGCTGCCGGCCGCGCGCGCGGACCTGCTCCGGCGTCTGGGGCGCAAGGACGAGGCCGCGAGTGCCTACCGGCGGGCACTGGCAATGGTCCGCACCGCGCCCGAGCGGCGTTTCCTGGAAGCGCGGCTTCTCGAACTGCTGGCGGAGTGA
- a CDS encoding class I SAM-dependent methyltransferase encodes MRREHEGAAVRREFFRSAYLLGAPWDIGRPQQAFVQLWEAGAISGEVLDVGCGFAENALFLAAKGLPVCGVDMMEPAILRARETASLRGLDVDLRVGNALELATLGRRFDTILDSALLHVFEPGDRPAFAASLASVLRPGGHYHALYFRDGPRAVPPEALNATFGEGWRVKSIQEAHYEQTDPEGAQAWLATIERVPPSSSTED; translated from the coding sequence ATGCGGCGGGAGCATGAAGGGGCAGCGGTCCGGCGCGAGTTCTTCCGCTCGGCATACCTGCTGGGCGCACCCTGGGACATCGGACGGCCCCAACAGGCCTTCGTCCAGTTGTGGGAGGCCGGCGCGATTTCCGGCGAGGTGCTCGACGTGGGCTGCGGCTTCGCGGAGAACGCCCTCTTTCTGGCGGCCAAGGGCCTGCCGGTGTGCGGCGTGGACATGATGGAGCCGGCCATCCTGCGAGCACGCGAGACGGCCTCTCTGCGCGGGCTCGACGTGGACCTGCGTGTGGGCAACGCCCTGGAGCTGGCCACGCTGGGCCGGCGCTTCGACACCATCCTTGATTCGGCCCTGCTCCACGTCTTCGAGCCTGGAGACCGGCCCGCGTTCGCCGCCAGCCTCGCGAGCGTGCTCCGGCCCGGCGGGCACTACCATGCGCTGTACTTCCGCGACGGACCGCGCGCCGTTCCACCGGAGGCACTGAACGCGACCTTCGGGGAAGGCTGGCGCGTGAAGTCCATCCAGGAGGCGCACTACGAGCAGACCGACCCGGAGGGCGCGCAGGCCTGGCTCGCCACCATCGAACGGGTGCCTCCTTCGTCATCGACAGAGGACTGA
- a CDS encoding YciI family protein: protein MKYLLMIYENEKAAEAMSEADVQRVMGEYGTFEVAIQQSGHFISGEELEPTTAATTVRIRDGKRLTTDGPFAETREQLGGFFLVEARDLDEAIGIASRIPSARSGSIEVRPVREFARPQD from the coding sequence ATGAAGTACCTGCTGATGATCTACGAGAACGAGAAGGCCGCCGAGGCGATGTCGGAGGCGGACGTCCAGCGCGTGATGGGGGAGTACGGCACCTTCGAGGTGGCCATCCAGCAGAGCGGGCACTTCATCTCGGGCGAGGAACTGGAGCCCACGACGGCGGCCACCACGGTGCGCATCCGAGACGGCAAGCGACTGACGACCGACGGCCCATTCGCGGAGACGCGGGAGCAACTGGGCGGCTTCTTTCTCGTGGAGGCCAGGGACCTCGACGAGGCGATTGGCATCGCGTCTCGCATTCCCAGCGCGCGCAGCGGCTCCATCGAGGTGCGGCCGGTGCGGGAATTCGCCAGGCCCCAGGACTGA